The sequence TCGGGCACCACGTGTCCGTCCTCGCCCCCGCCGACGACGAGACACCGCTCCCGCCGTACGTCGTCTCGGCGGGCCGTGCCGTGCCCGTGCGGTACAACGGCTCGGTCGCGCGCCTCAACTTCGGGTTCCTGTCCGCCGCGCGGGTGCGCCGCTGGCTGCACGACGGCACGTTCGACGTGATCCACATCCACGAGCCGGCCTCGCCCTCCCTCGGCCTGCTGGCCTGCTGGGCGGCCCAGGGACCGATCGTCGCGACCTTCCACACCTCGAACCCGCGGTCCCGGGCGATGATCGCCGCGTACCCGATCCTGCAGCCCGCCCTGGAGAAGATCAGCGCGCGGATCGCGGTGAGCGAGTACGCGCGGCGCACGCTTGTCGAGCACCTGGGCGGTGACGCCGTGGTCATCCCGAACGGCGTCGACGTGGACCACTTCGCGAAGGCCGAGCCCAACCCCGAGTGGCAGGGCGGGACGATCGGCTTCGTGGGCCGCATCGACGAGCCCCGCAAGGGCCTGCCGGTCCTCATGAAGGCGCTGCCGAAGATCCTCGCCGAACGGCCCGGGACCCGGCTGCTGGTCGCCGGACGCGGTGACGAGAAGGAGGCCGTCGAGAAGCTTCCCGCCGAGCTGCGCCCGCGCGTGGAGTTCCTCGGCATGGTCAGCGACGAGGACAAGGCACGGTTCCTGCGCAGCGTCGACCTGTACATCGCGCCCAACACCGGCGGCGAGAGCTTCGGGATCATCCTGGTCGAGGCCATGTCCGCGGGCGCGCCCGTGCTCGCCTCCGACCTCGACGCGTTCGCACAGGTCCTCGACCAGGGCGCGGCGGGGGAGCTGTTCGCCAACGAGGACGCGGACGCGCTGGCCGCCGCGGCGGTACGGCTCCTCGGTGATCCGGGGCGGCGCGCGGAACTCAGCGAGCGGGGGAGCGCGCACGTGCGGCGCTTCGACTGGTCGACGGTCGGGGCGGACATCCTGTCCGTGTACGAGACGGTCACCGACGGGGCCGCGG is a genomic window of Streptomyces sp. NBC_00414 containing:
- a CDS encoding glycosyltransferase family 4 protein, whose translation is MRIGIVCPYSWDVPGGVQFHIRDLADHLIALGHHVSVLAPADDETPLPPYVVSAGRAVPVRYNGSVARLNFGFLSAARVRRWLHDGTFDVIHIHEPASPSLGLLACWAAQGPIVATFHTSNPRSRAMIAAYPILQPALEKISARIAVSEYARRTLVEHLGGDAVVIPNGVDVDHFAKAEPNPEWQGGTIGFVGRIDEPRKGLPVLMKALPKILAERPGTRLLVAGRGDEKEAVEKLPAELRPRVEFLGMVSDEDKARFLRSVDLYIAPNTGGESFGIILVEAMSAGAPVLASDLDAFAQVLDQGAAGELFANEDADALAAAAVRLLGDPGRRAELSERGSAHVRRFDWSTVGADILSVYETVTDGAAAVAAADDPTEPGGLLARFGLARD